One window of the Burkholderia sp. FERM BP-3421 genome contains the following:
- a CDS encoding NAD(P)/FAD-dependent oxidoreductase: MSAHPPRIVIVGGGIAGLLLATRLGNQLGRSGRASVTLLDKSPTHIWKPMLHTIAAGTRNIQQQQVVFLAHASEHGFAYQPGELCGLDRERREIHLADLHTPDGELILGARSLGYDVLILAIGSHANDFGTPGVREHCYFIDSQSEAETFNVALRTRIFRSVAEDEPLRVAIVGGGATGVELAAELSRLLELASSYGDPRARERLDLTLLESGPRILAAFPPGISASAEQQLRNIGFRVLTSTRVTSADASGFHYGDGGFAPANLMVWAAGVKGADFANGLGGLASTRTNQILIRPTLQAQDDDAVFALGDASSLTPDGAERPLAPTAQVATQQAEFLAKHLPAWLDGRPLPDFAFHDFGSLVSISDYNAFGTLGRFGFFRSAFIKGRFAQLSHAMLYRHHQQALHGFPKATLLWTAERINSWVQPKIRLT, from the coding sequence ATGAGCGCGCATCCCCCGAGAATTGTCATCGTCGGCGGCGGCATCGCCGGTTTATTGCTGGCCACGCGGCTCGGCAACCAGTTGGGGCGTTCGGGCCGCGCCTCGGTCACGCTGCTCGATAAAAGTCCCACGCATATCTGGAAACCCATGCTGCACACGATCGCGGCCGGCACGCGCAATATCCAGCAGCAGCAGGTCGTCTTCCTCGCGCATGCCAGCGAACACGGCTTCGCCTACCAACCCGGCGAACTGTGCGGCCTCGATCGCGAGCGGCGTGAAATCCACCTCGCCGACCTGCATACGCCCGACGGCGAACTGATCCTCGGCGCGCGCAGCCTCGGCTACGACGTGCTGATCCTCGCCATCGGTAGTCATGCGAACGATTTCGGCACGCCCGGGGTGCGCGAGCATTGCTATTTCATCGACAGCCAGTCCGAAGCCGAAACCTTCAATGTCGCATTGCGCACGCGCATCTTCCGCAGCGTCGCGGAAGACGAGCCGTTGCGCGTCGCGATCGTCGGCGGCGGCGCAACCGGCGTCGAGCTTGCGGCGGAGTTGAGCCGCCTGCTCGAACTCGCGTCGAGCTACGGCGATCCGCGCGCACGCGAGCGCCTCGACCTCACCCTGCTGGAAAGCGGCCCGCGCATCCTGGCCGCGTTTCCGCCCGGGATCTCCGCGTCGGCCGAACAGCAGCTCCGCAACATCGGGTTCCGGGTGCTGACCTCCACGCGCGTCACGTCCGCCGACGCGAGCGGTTTTCACTACGGCGACGGCGGCTTCGCGCCTGCCAACCTGATGGTGTGGGCGGCCGGCGTCAAGGGTGCGGATTTCGCGAACGGCCTCGGCGGCCTCGCGAGCACGCGCACGAACCAGATCCTGATCCGGCCGACGCTGCAGGCGCAGGACGACGACGCGGTCTTCGCGCTCGGCGATGCATCGAGCCTGACGCCCGACGGCGCCGAGCGCCCGCTTGCGCCGACCGCCCAGGTGGCGACGCAGCAGGCCGAATTCCTCGCCAAACATCTGCCCGCCTGGCTCGACGGCCGGCCGCTGCCCGACTTCGCGTTTCACGATTTCGGCTCGCTCGTGTCGATCAGCGACTACAACGCCTTCGGCACGCTCGGCCGCTTCGGCTTCTTCCGCAGCGCGTTCATCAAGGGCCGTTTCGCCCAGTTGAGCCACGCGATGCTCTATCGCCACCACCAGCAGGCGCTGCACGGGTTTCCCAAGGCCACGCTGCTGTGGACCGCCGAGCGGATCAACAGCTGGGTGCAGCCAAAGATCCGGCTGACCTGA
- a CDS encoding AraC family transcriptional regulator: protein MHLPVFSSEHELFKPVARDYPDGYALSDHWHDAAQLIYALHGVMELKCGDACWIISPQQALWMPAQLPHALRARGAVTLRSVYVAPRLCAKRLPDAPRSLAATPLLRELIRQAQAVTDDTPASGYDAHLMQLLLDEIERARVMPLDIPLPGDHRLRNVCLRLLDDPADDRGLDAWGALVGASARTLSRLFRAELGTSFLLWRQQVRVAAAIPRLADGEPVTRIAADLGYDSPGAFIAVFRRLTGHTPRAFAMQAE, encoded by the coding sequence ATGCACCTGCCAGTCTTCTCGTCCGAACACGAACTGTTCAAGCCGGTTGCGCGCGACTATCCCGACGGTTATGCATTGAGTGACCACTGGCACGACGCCGCGCAGCTGATCTACGCGCTTCACGGCGTGATGGAACTGAAGTGCGGCGACGCCTGCTGGATCATCTCGCCCCAGCAGGCGCTGTGGATGCCCGCGCAACTGCCGCATGCGCTGCGCGCGCGGGGGGCGGTGACGCTGCGCAGCGTCTATGTCGCGCCGCGCCTGTGCGCGAAGCGCCTGCCCGACGCGCCGCGCAGCCTGGCGGCGACGCCGCTGCTGCGCGAACTGATCCGGCAGGCGCAGGCGGTGACCGACGACACGCCCGCGTCCGGCTACGACGCCCACCTGATGCAACTGCTGCTCGACGAGATCGAGCGCGCCCGGGTGATGCCGCTCGACATCCCGCTGCCCGGCGACCACCGTTTGCGCAACGTCTGCCTGCGTCTGCTCGACGATCCGGCGGACGACCGGGGGCTCGATGCATGGGGCGCGCTCGTCGGCGCTTCGGCGCGGACCTTGTCGCGGCTGTTCCGCGCCGAACTGGGCACGAGCTTCCTGCTGTGGCGCCAGCAAGTGCGCGTGGCGGCCGCGATTCCCCGGCTGGCGGACGGCGAACCGGTCACGCGGATCGCGGCCGATCTCGGCTACGACTCGCCGGGCGCGTTCATCGCGGTGTTTCGCCGCCTGACCGGTCACACGCCGCGCGCGTTCGCCATGCAGGCCGAATGA
- a CDS encoding M15 family metallopeptidase, giving the protein MLMSLALLSGGARAEIAPVSRDQCRQMQASGVMPADAPVGCDRLRNVSFQYLGFENEPRMGTIVVLDALAPRVQAIFDALRKLDFPLQQAVPIEHFSGDDDASMNANNTSAFNARPISGGSAWSLHAFGAAIDLNPIQNPYIVLGTDGVASVRPPAAARTSVNRFDDRPDKPKRPGMAEAVVDVFADNGFIGWGGYWNFPIDYQHFEIGSRGFAQRLARASPDEAGRLFEAQVTRYADCMRGAQGVEHAAARAACVTRVWQ; this is encoded by the coding sequence ATGCTGATGTCCCTCGCGTTGCTGAGCGGCGGCGCCCGCGCCGAGATCGCGCCCGTCTCCCGCGACCAATGCCGGCAGATGCAGGCGAGCGGCGTGATGCCCGCCGACGCGCCGGTGGGCTGCGATCGCCTGCGCAACGTCTCGTTCCAGTACCTCGGTTTCGAGAACGAGCCGCGCATGGGGACGATCGTCGTGCTCGACGCGCTTGCGCCGCGCGTGCAGGCGATCTTCGACGCGCTCCGCAAGCTGGATTTCCCGCTTCAGCAAGCCGTACCGATCGAGCATTTCTCCGGCGACGACGATGCGTCGATGAATGCGAATAACACGTCCGCCTTCAATGCGCGGCCGATCTCAGGCGGCAGCGCATGGTCGCTGCACGCGTTCGGCGCCGCGATCGACCTCAATCCGATCCAGAATCCCTACATCGTGCTCGGAACCGACGGCGTCGCGTCGGTTCGCCCGCCCGCTGCCGCGAGAACCTCGGTCAACCGCTTCGACGATCGGCCCGACAAGCCGAAACGACCGGGCATGGCCGAGGCCGTCGTCGATGTGTTCGCCGACAACGGCTTCATCGGCTGGGGCGGATACTGGAATTTCCCGATCGACTACCAGCACTTCGAGATCGGCTCGCGCGGCTTCGCGCAACGGCTGGCTCGCGCATCGCCTGACGAGGCGGGACGGCTTTTCGAGGCGCAGGTCACGCGCTACGCGGATTGCATGCGCGGCGCGCAAGGCGTCGAGCATGCCGCGGCGCGCGCCGCCTGCGTGACGCGCGTGTGGCAGTAA
- a CDS encoding alpha/beta hydrolase produces the protein MSDDYVRVSRRIAAGGVELDGWLYTPTRPGPAPLIVMSPGFAALKRHYLTDFAERFAQAGFAVVLYDHRNFGASGGDVRGEIDPHQQIADIRDVVSWAGTLPEVDADRIGVWGSSYSGGHAIMMGALDRRVRCVVSQVPTISGYQSLLRRAGERLHAVRADFERDRAARYAGEAPGERRVCSEDGVAGLYAGDDARAFYTMSAARDAGWENRVTLRSSELASAYEPGSWIDRVSPTPLLMLVAERDTVTPADLALAAYERALEPKRLEILPGGHFDPYVAQAERAIQAAVGWFAAHLGDRA, from the coding sequence ATGAGCGACGACTATGTACGCGTATCCCGCCGTATCGCGGCGGGCGGTGTCGAACTGGATGGCTGGCTGTACACCCCGACGCGCCCCGGTCCCGCGCCCTTGATCGTGATGAGCCCCGGCTTCGCCGCGCTCAAGCGCCACTACCTGACGGATTTCGCCGAACGCTTCGCGCAGGCGGGCTTCGCGGTGGTGCTCTACGATCATCGCAACTTCGGCGCGAGCGGCGGCGACGTGCGCGGCGAAATCGATCCTCACCAGCAGATCGCGGACATACGCGACGTGGTGAGCTGGGCCGGCACGCTGCCGGAAGTCGACGCCGACCGGATCGGCGTATGGGGTTCCAGCTACAGCGGGGGCCACGCGATCATGATGGGCGCGCTCGATCGGCGCGTGCGCTGCGTCGTCAGCCAGGTGCCGACCATCAGTGGCTACCAGAGCCTGTTGCGCCGCGCGGGCGAGCGGCTGCACGCGGTGCGCGCCGATTTCGAGCGCGACCGGGCCGCGCGCTATGCGGGCGAGGCGCCGGGCGAACGGCGGGTCTGCTCGGAGGACGGTGTCGCCGGCCTCTACGCGGGCGACGATGCGCGCGCGTTCTATACGATGTCGGCGGCGCGCGACGCCGGCTGGGAAAACCGCGTCACGCTCAGATCGAGCGAACTCGCGAGCGCGTACGAGCCCGGTAGCTGGATCGACCGGGTCAGTCCGACGCCGCTGCTGATGCTGGTCGCCGAACGCGACACCGTGACGCCGGCCGACCTCGCGCTGGCCGCGTATGAGCGCGCGCTCGAACCGAAACGGCTGGAGATCCTGCCGGGCGGGCACTTCGATCCCTACGTCGCGCAGGCGGAGCGGGCGATCCAGGCGGCCGTCGGCTGGTTCGCCGCGCATCTGGGCGACCGGGCCTGA